Proteins encoded together in one Bacteroides ovatus window:
- a CDS encoding nucleotidyl transferase AbiEii/AbiGii toxin family protein: protein MIKKECFTAEWIEQVSSELHYNDKNLIEKVIRALSLLEMLVKAGCPLVFKGGTALMLILGKSAHRLSIDIDLICPPGTNIEDYLKSFADFGFINLELVERKQRDDADIPKSHSKFFYQIAYRNDTDAQSYILLDVLYEDIHYFRTQQIAINCPFIRLEGKPLMVTVPSAEDILGDKLTAFAPNTTGIPYYRNGRSCSMEIAKQLYDVGRLFENVSDLQITKEAFRKIAVVELSYRSFGTDIGQVFNDIRQTALCISTRGKAGEGDFDLIQDGIIRVKSFMYKQRYLIDHAIIDAARAAYLATLIEKGINEIESYSNNPADIKDMVIRPSLPNKLNKLRSNLPEAYYYWAKTSELLEA, encoded by the coding sequence ATGATAAAGAAGGAGTGTTTTACGGCAGAATGGATCGAACAGGTTTCATCCGAATTGCACTATAATGATAAAAATCTGATAGAGAAAGTAATCCGTGCCCTGTCCCTGCTTGAAATGCTGGTTAAAGCCGGGTGTCCACTGGTTTTTAAGGGAGGAACGGCACTTATGCTCATACTTGGGAAATCTGCTCATCGTCTGTCAATCGACATTGATCTTATCTGTCCCCCTGGAACCAACATTGAAGACTATCTGAAATCATTTGCCGATTTCGGCTTCATCAATCTGGAACTTGTGGAACGCAAGCAACGGGATGATGCGGATATTCCCAAGAGCCATTCCAAGTTTTTCTATCAGATTGCATACCGAAATGACACCGATGCACAATCCTATATCCTGCTGGATGTACTCTACGAGGACATTCATTATTTCCGTACCCAACAAATAGCTATCAACTGCCCGTTCATACGGTTGGAAGGAAAACCATTGATGGTAACAGTCCCGTCCGCAGAAGATATTTTGGGCGATAAACTGACGGCTTTCGCTCCCAACACAACTGGAATACCTTATTACAGGAATGGAAGGTCCTGTTCGATGGAGATAGCCAAACAGCTTTATGATGTGGGGCGGCTGTTTGAAAATGTTTCAGACCTGCAGATTACCAAAGAAGCGTTCCGTAAGATTGCGGTGGTCGAACTTTCATACCGGTCTTTCGGAACGGACATAGGGCAAGTTTTCAATGACATCCGCCAAACGGCACTTTGTATCTCCACACGGGGAAAAGCCGGAGAAGGAGACTTCGACCTGATACAAGACGGAATCATCCGTGTCAAATCATTCATGTACAAGCAGCGTTATCTGATAGACCATGCCATTATTGATGCAGCAAGAGCGGCTTATTTAGCCACGTTAATTGAAAAGGGAATCAATGAAATAGAATCTTATTCCAACAACCCTGCCGATATAAAGGATATGGTCATCCGACCTTCGCTGCCCAACAAACTGAATAAGCTGAGAAGCAACCTACCGGAAGCCTACTACTATTGGGCAAAAACGAGTGAGTTATTGGAAGCATGA
- a CDS encoding M23 family metallopeptidase — MRKILLIAISGVSFCTMPAQAQFNTIAKTPERYKVEALQEGMKKPEPTPESMAPVQETSTKPADESKKLWIDRYLSVSYPLQRIRITSPYGYRKDPFTGKRKFHGGIDLHARGEQVLAMMEGVVVKVGQDKTSGKYVTLRHGNYTVSYCHLSRVLTAKGTVVRPRDAVGITGSTGRSTGEHLHITCKLNGKSVDPSVVFDYIRTTQQECISALSRLL, encoded by the coding sequence ATGAGAAAAATTTTACTGATAGCAATATCGGGTGTTTCATTCTGCACGATGCCCGCTCAGGCGCAGTTCAACACGATTGCCAAGACACCAGAAAGATACAAGGTAGAAGCCTTGCAGGAGGGTATGAAAAAGCCGGAGCCGACACCCGAAAGCATGGCTCCTGTACAGGAGACTTCGACAAAACCTGCCGATGAAAGTAAGAAGTTGTGGATTGACCGTTATCTCAGTGTGTCTTATCCATTGCAGCGCATCAGAATTACATCACCATACGGCTACCGGAAAGACCCGTTTACCGGAAAGAGGAAGTTTCACGGCGGTATCGACCTGCACGCACGGGGCGAGCAGGTATTGGCCATGATGGAGGGGGTGGTCGTCAAAGTGGGACAGGACAAGACGTCCGGCAAGTATGTGACCCTGCGGCACGGAAATTACACCGTCAGCTATTGCCACCTTTCACGGGTGCTGACCGCCAAGGGTACGGTAGTCCGTCCCCGTGATGCCGTCGGTATTACCGGCTCGACCGGACGAAGTACAGGCGAGCACTTGCACATAACCTGCAAGCTAAATGGCAAGAGTGTCGATCCGTCGGTCGTTTTCGATTACATCCGGACTACACAGCAGGAGTGCATTTCAGCTTTGAGCAGACTGTTGTAA
- a CDS encoding DUF4099 domain-containing protein, with the protein MKKVQIEFDELPFPTLERFGLTREMIEDLPMRVLDDICDGRHSPVLPVRVTDEHGGQIESRSRFAFIRMDNGQVDVVFYPALKSSPLERYDEAQQKQLLDGKAIVADVEMADGRSSKAFVQIDTETKQVMYVPTPIIARNLKVLAEVMRLGAVEVNGMQHGEPLTVVVDGESATVGIDLHAKTGIRFCSGDAQQWRNQPKREWDKYTFGCYGCWIMDDDGNLDYVSEEDYTEELWNEQKKSGERNRAAALHK; encoded by the coding sequence ATGAAAAAAGTTCAGATTGAATTTGATGAATTACCTTTTCCGACACTGGAACGATTCGGTCTCACACGGGAGATGATTGAGGATTTGCCGATGCGTGTGTTGGACGACATCTGCGATGGTCGGCATTCTCCCGTGCTTCCCGTGCGTGTCACGGACGAGCATGGCGGGCAAATAGAGAGCCGTAGCCGCTTTGCCTTTATCCGCATGGACAACGGTCAGGTGGATGTGGTCTTCTATCCGGCACTGAAATCCTCTCCGTTGGAACGGTATGACGAAGCGCAGCAGAAACAGTTGCTCGACGGCAAGGCGATTGTCGCCGACGTGGAAATGGCGGACGGCCGGAGCAGCAAGGCTTTCGTGCAGATTGACACCGAGACGAAACAGGTGATGTATGTCCCCACGCCCATCATCGCACGCAACCTGAAAGTGCTGGCCGAGGTCATGCGCCTCGGTGCGGTGGAGGTAAACGGGATGCAGCACGGCGAGCCGCTGACGGTCGTCGTGGACGGCGAGTCTGCTACAGTGGGCATAGACCTTCATGCCAAGACCGGCATCCGCTTCTGTTCGGGCGACGCGCAGCAATGGCGCAACCAGCCCAAGCGCGAGTGGGACAAATACACCTTCGGGTGCTACGGTTGCTGGATCATGGACGATGACGGCAACCTTGACTACGTTTCGGAAGAGGACTACACCGAGGAGTTGTGGAACGAACAGAAGAAGAGCGGCGAACGCAACCGTGCGGCAGCCCTCCACAAGTAA
- a CDS encoding DUF6577 family protein, protein MSNKTTTSILEYAEVHRDFSMDDLFAYLHEKVGISKSSLSWYLFKLVNENALVRTGRGMYAKVMKQSFVPKLIGEVREIYDSLLVNFPFAKFCVYQGDIIATLQHHLSSNRVVYVETDRDSAETVFNFLKDGNRDVYLRPDKDMIYRYVDMDSRVFFVKNLVSEAPLQKVSDVPMPTLEKLLVDILRDADFFYLQGSESEHIFENAFNLYAVNRNRLFRYAGRRKAKEEILSILENLNIK, encoded by the coding sequence ATGAGTAACAAAACAACGACATCCATACTTGAATACGCTGAAGTACACCGTGATTTCAGCATGGATGACTTGTTTGCCTATCTTCACGAAAAGGTTGGCATAAGCAAGTCTTCCTTGTCATGGTATCTGTTCAAGCTCGTGAATGAAAATGCATTGGTCAGAACCGGACGCGGAATGTATGCTAAAGTCATGAAACAGTCCTTTGTTCCTAAACTCATAGGTGAAGTAAGAGAAATTTACGATTCGTTGCTGGTCAATTTCCCATTTGCGAAGTTCTGCGTCTATCAGGGGGATATTATCGCAACCTTGCAGCATCACCTTTCTTCCAACCGTGTTGTCTATGTGGAAACAGACAGGGATTCGGCAGAAACGGTTTTCAACTTTTTGAAAGACGGGAACCGTGACGTCTATCTGCGACCGGACAAAGATATGATTTACCGATATGTAGATATGGACAGCCGTGTCTTTTTTGTGAAAAATTTGGTCTCGGAAGCTCCTTTGCAGAAAGTATCAGATGTACCGATGCCTACACTGGAAAAGCTGTTGGTGGATATATTGAGGGATGCGGATTTCTTCTACCTACAAGGCAGTGAAAGCGAGCATATCTTTGAAAATGCCTTTAATCTGTACGCTGTCAATCGAAATCGGCTATTCAGGTATGCCGGCAGACGTAAGGCAAAAGAAGAAATATTGTCCATATTAGAAAATCTGAACATAAAATGA
- a CDS encoding ATP-binding domain-containing protein: protein MEKIKAVFNWSGGKDSAHALWRARQSELYDIVALLTTINRDSQRSSMHGIPLPLLQAQADSIGIPLHIVNLTPQGNLENYAEAMTCAALHFKEQGVTHFIFGDIYLHDVRAYRERQLAPLGIEVVEPLWGVVSSEIVMQQYLASGLKTVIVTTQADGLGMDAIGREVDADFIASLPKEMDHNGENGEYHTFCYDGPIFSSPVLFRLGTPFSQSYDIRLEDGTIQTYTYCFAHLSAEP from the coding sequence ATGGAAAAGATAAAAGCCGTATTCAACTGGAGCGGGGGAAAAGACTCCGCGCATGCCCTTTGGCGAGCTCGTCAATCGGAGCTATACGACATCGTTGCCCTGCTCACCACAATCAATCGTGACTCGCAACGCTCCAGCATGCACGGTATCCCACTCCCCTTGCTTCAGGCACAAGCAGACAGTATAGGTATTCCCCTGCATATCGTGAATCTCACACCCCAGGGGAACCTTGAAAATTACGCAGAGGCCATGACTTGCGCAGCCCTACATTTCAAGGAGCAAGGAGTAACCCATTTTATTTTCGGGGATATTTACTTGCACGATGTCCGTGCCTACAGGGAGCGACAACTCGCACCACTCGGAATAGAGGTTGTGGAGCCGTTATGGGGAGTAGTCTCCTCGGAAATCGTCATGCAGCAATACCTCGCTTCCGGACTGAAGACGGTCATCGTGACCACGCAAGCCGATGGCTTGGGAATGGATGCCATCGGTCGCGAGGTAGATGCCGACTTTATTGCCTCTCTCCCCAAGGAAATGGATCACAACGGAGAAAACGGAGAATACCACACGTTCTGCTACGACGGACCGATATTCTCCTCACCCGTACTTTTCCGACTGGGAACTCCCTTTAGCCAAAGTTATGACATCCGGCTTGAGGATGGCACGATTCAAACCTATACTTATTGTTTTGCCCATCTTTCCGCCGAACCATAA
- a CDS encoding toprim domain-containing protein produces the protein MREGELTYDDFLRRLNIQDVLIDAGYHLNRRDGLRYPSYVRLDSEGRRIRNDKFIVTQQGKCCFKPQQQKSYNIISFIKEHPHFFAEYRTGVSPDRLVNLVCNRLLNHPVADRDIRIIQPKRDVKPFDMADYDIHQFNPQDRATQKKFYPFFKHRGIDLYTQYAFHRNFCLATKHREDGMKYTNLAFPLTVPKDTGQVVGLEERGRPRMDGSGSYKGKAEGSNSSQGLWIASPAKTTLTEAKHIYWFESAYDAMAYYQLHQANDKDLRKAVFISTGGNPTVEQMRGVLTLSLPAKQHICFDTDLAGIEFAKNLQQEMYRVVRSTIEETPERKPYLDSVTDGKNLDEGDIDLLPDALRSSYGKYESAWEEAMSMRSSGLCHPDDIREQTDIMNGNYKEFREGLREFLGLDKANDASFVREQPTYPNKDWNEQLLAEQKQEETVDETQAREQSPEEEQQTHFRR, from the coding sequence ATGAGAGAGGGCGAACTGACTTATGACGATTTTCTGCGCAGGCTGAACATTCAGGACGTGCTTATCGACGCGGGCTATCACCTGAACCGGCGCGACGGCCTGCGCTATCCCTCGTATGTCCGGTTGGACAGCGAGGGGCGGCGCATCCGCAACGACAAGTTCATTGTCACGCAGCAAGGGAAATGCTGTTTCAAACCGCAACAGCAGAAGTCGTATAACATCATTTCCTTTATCAAGGAGCATCCGCATTTTTTTGCGGAATACCGTACAGGCGTGTCTCCCGACCGACTGGTAAACCTTGTCTGTAACCGGTTGCTGAACCATCCCGTCGCTGACCGGGACATCCGGATTATCCAGCCTAAACGGGATGTGAAGCCGTTTGACATGGCGGATTACGACATTCACCAGTTCAATCCGCAGGATCGGGCGACACAAAAGAAGTTCTATCCGTTCTTCAAGCATCGGGGCATCGACCTTTACACGCAGTATGCCTTTCATCGGAACTTCTGTCTGGCGACGAAGCATCGTGAGGACGGCATGAAATACACCAACCTCGCCTTTCCGCTGACCGTTCCGAAAGATACGGGACAGGTTGTCGGTCTGGAAGAGCGAGGCCGCCCTCGCATGGATGGCAGCGGCAGTTATAAAGGGAAGGCGGAAGGGAGCAATTCGAGCCAAGGGTTATGGATTGCCAGCCCAGCCAAAACTACGCTTACCGAAGCCAAGCATATCTACTGGTTCGAGAGTGCATACGACGCGATGGCCTATTACCAGCTTCATCAGGCCAACGACAAGGATTTGCGGAAAGCGGTCTTCATATCTACCGGCGGTAACCCGACGGTGGAACAGATGCGGGGTGTCCTCACGCTCTCGCTTCCTGCCAAGCAACACATCTGTTTCGATACCGACCTTGCGGGAATCGAGTTTGCCAAGAACCTGCAACAGGAGATGTACCGGGTTGTCCGTTCCACCATCGAGGAGACACCGGAGCGGAAGCCTTATCTGGATTCCGTTACTGACGGCAAGAACCTCGATGAAGGTGACATAGACCTGTTGCCCGACGCTTTGCGGTCGAGCTACGGGAAATATGAATCCGCATGGGAAGAAGCCATGTCGATGCGTTCGAGCGGCCTGTGCCATCCGGACGACATACGGGAACAGACGGATATCATGAACGGAAATTACAAGGAGTTCCGTGAAGGATTGCGGGAGTTCCTCGGTCTGGACAAGGCGAATGACGCCTCTTTTGTCCGTGAACAGCCTACCTATCCCAACAAGGACTGGAACGAACAGCTTTTGGCCGAGCAGAAACAGGAAGAGACGGTCGATGAGACACAGGCGAGAGAACAGTCACCGGAAGAGGAACAACAAACACACTTTCGCCGATGA
- a CDS encoding M23 family metallopeptidase yields MKYTEEMILQSDSGYCMPFEEQQGKDVELSLGYGEQTDPVTGEKFFHHGIDFNVRCYMLSALASGIVSGVGNDSGHGICQTIRYGEYEVTYGNLSNVFAQFGQRVKAGQTVALSGDKLHMTVRFKGEELNPLEFLTMLYGNIQAMRQAGGHETDYPSGVEMELGTDYDRDKREIEELMLRFLPHYMEDLRHGAYTLPRNTEQSLRHIFTVGAMKEYFYENMPSMANPLGLGHKAMPLACKVQNLLIADFLHYLALRHDVYLSTAGSDIKKNSMTKP; encoded by the coding sequence ATGAAATATACAGAAGAAATGATCCTGCAATCCGATAGCGGTTATTGTATGCCTTTCGAGGAACAGCAGGGCAAAGACGTGGAGCTGTCGCTCGGCTACGGCGAACAGACCGACCCGGTGACGGGCGAGAAATTCTTTCATCACGGCATTGACTTCAACGTGCGGTGCTATATGCTTTCCGCCCTTGCCAGCGGCATTGTGTCGGGCGTGGGCAACGATTCCGGACACGGCATCTGCCAGACCATCCGCTACGGGGAATATGAGGTGACATACGGAAACCTGTCCAATGTCTTCGCCCAATTCGGACAGCGTGTAAAGGCCGGACAGACGGTAGCTTTGAGCGGTGACAAACTGCACATGACCGTCCGCTTCAAGGGCGAGGAACTGAATCCGTTGGAATTCTTGACAATGCTGTACGGGAATATCCAGGCAATGCGTCAGGCCGGCGGACACGAAACCGACTATCCCTCCGGTGTAGAGATGGAACTGGGAACCGATTATGACCGGGATAAGAGAGAGATAGAGGAACTGATGCTGCGCTTCCTGCCGCACTATATGGAGGATTTGCGGCATGGAGCATACACCTTGCCCCGAAATACGGAGCAGTCGCTACGCCACATCTTCACGGTGGGTGCGATGAAGGAGTATTTCTACGAGAATATGCCGAGCATGGCCAATCCGCTCGGACTGGGACATAAGGCCATGCCGCTGGCCTGCAAGGTGCAGAACCTCCTGATTGCGGATTTCCTGCATTACCTCGCCCTGCGGCATGATGTGTACCTCTCCACTGCGGGCAGTGACATAAAAAAAAACTCCATGACGAAGCCCTGA
- the cobO gene encoding cob(I)yrinic acid a,c-diamide adenosyltransferase, translating to MENKGYIHVYTGNGKGKTTAAFGLAIRVLCAGGSVFIGQFVKNMKYNETKIEHLFNNVRIQQFGRGCFIEKKPAQEDIDAAYAGLESCKQILASGEYNLVVLDELTIALYYELLSIEEVLTAISRRHSGTELVITGRYAPAELIDIADLVTEMREVKHYYTEGVLSRNGIDR from the coding sequence ATGGAAAACAAAGGATATATACATGTCTATACTGGCAACGGGAAAGGAAAGACAACGGCCGCATTTGGGCTTGCCATTCGAGTTTTGTGTGCCGGAGGAAGCGTCTTCATCGGACAATTCGTAAAGAACATGAAATATAATGAAACCAAGATCGAACATCTGTTTAACAACGTCCGCATCCAGCAATTCGGTCGGGGGTGCTTTATTGAAAAGAAGCCGGCACAAGAAGATATTGACGCAGCTTATGCGGGATTGGAAAGCTGCAAACAAATTCTCGCTTCGGGAGAGTATAATCTGGTCGTGCTCGATGAACTAACCATTGCCCTGTATTACGAGTTGCTTTCTATTGAGGAGGTATTGACGGCGATTTCTCGACGACATTCCGGGACAGAGTTGGTAATCACGGGACGGTACGCTCCGGCAGAATTGATCGACATAGCCGACTTGGTCACGGAGATGCGAGAAGTCAAACATTATTACACGGAAGGCGTCCTCTCCCGCAACGGGATAGACCGTTAG
- a CDS encoding PH domain-containing protein yields the protein MMTDAPTGHFQSIVLQPHAGQFVIDELPAIVLCCAAWVYGGMEGLPLTALAVSVAALLALVLLYRFIYLRRTRYHIGSEQLISRHGVLSRKTDYMEQYRIVDFVEHQNLMQQLCGLKTVRIFSMDRNTPRLDLVGIRHNFDVVTLIRERVEYNKRKKGIYEITNH from the coding sequence ATGATGACCGATGCACCCACAGGACATTTCCAAAGTATCGTGCTGCAACCGCACGCCGGACAGTTCGTTATCGACGAGCTGCCCGCAATCGTATTGTGCTGTGCAGCATGGGTGTATGGTGGCATGGAGGGACTGCCTCTGACAGCTCTTGCCGTATCGGTTGCCGCATTGCTTGCTTTGGTATTGCTGTACCGTTTCATCTATCTGCGCCGGACACGCTACCACATCGGTAGCGAGCAGCTTATCAGCAGGCATGGGGTGCTGTCCCGGAAGACGGACTACATGGAACAATACCGTATCGTGGACTTTGTGGAACACCAAAACCTCATGCAGCAGCTTTGCGGATTGAAGACGGTACGCATATTCTCGATGGACAGGAATACGCCCCGGCTTGATTTGGTAGGTATCAGACACAACTTCGATGTGGTAACGCTTATCCGGGAACGGGTCGAGTATAACAAACGAAAAAAGGGAATATATGAAATCACGAATCATTAG